One window from the genome of Roseomonas haemaphysalidis encodes:
- a CDS encoding formimidoylglutamate deiminase, translating to MPRYHAASALLPGGWAADVAIACDPSGMILSAVPGQNPDGAERLSGVVIPGVPNLHSHAFQRAMAGLGERRSPSEARDAEGGEDSFWTWRQTMYRFVRKLTPEDAQAVAAQLYVECLEWGFTSVAEFHYLHHQPDGTPYDAPAEMALRHLEAARQAGIGLTMLPSLYRHGGIFGKDPSPGQKRFLNDLDGFWRIVEDVRGAMAGDPAFGLGLAPHSLRAVTPGMLAEVSRFDGPIHIHAAEQPREVAECEATTGARPVQWLLDNMPLDARWCLIHATHMTDAEAAALARTGSVAGLCPSTEASLGDGIFNYPAWAKAGGRFGFGTDSHVGTSPRDEMRQLETSQRLARHTRSVVTDGNRPHPGRNLLDAALSGGAQVSGRRIGAIAPGCRCDLVELDDGHPALTGLAGDTLLDAWVFSGQGNPVRRVVVGGREVVRDGRHVARSAIARQFAAAMRRLAD from the coding sequence ATGCCGCGATACCACGCCGCTTCCGCCCTGTTGCCGGGGGGCTGGGCCGCCGATGTCGCCATCGCGTGCGATCCCTCGGGCATGATCCTGTCCGCCGTGCCGGGCCAGAACCCGGACGGCGCCGAGCGACTGAGCGGTGTGGTGATTCCCGGCGTGCCGAACCTGCATTCCCACGCATTCCAGCGTGCCATGGCCGGGCTCGGTGAACGGCGCTCGCCGTCCGAGGCACGGGATGCCGAAGGTGGCGAGGACTCCTTCTGGACATGGCGCCAGACCATGTACCGCTTCGTGCGAAAGCTGACGCCGGAGGACGCGCAGGCTGTTGCCGCGCAGCTTTACGTGGAATGCCTGGAATGGGGCTTCACCAGCGTCGCCGAATTCCACTACCTGCACCATCAGCCGGACGGCACGCCCTATGACGCGCCGGCCGAGATGGCGCTGCGTCACCTGGAAGCGGCGCGGCAGGCCGGCATTGGCCTCACCATGTTGCCCAGCCTGTACCGGCACGGCGGTATCTTCGGAAAAGACCCTTCGCCGGGCCAGAAGCGCTTTCTCAATGACCTCGATGGCTTCTGGCGCATCGTCGAGGATGTGCGCGGCGCGATGGCCGGCGACCCGGCCTTCGGCCTCGGGCTGGCGCCGCATTCGCTGCGCGCGGTGACACCCGGCATGCTCGCCGAGGTTTCGCGCTTCGACGGTCCGATCCATATCCATGCCGCGGAGCAGCCGCGGGAGGTGGCGGAATGCGAGGCCACGACCGGTGCGCGCCCGGTGCAATGGCTGCTGGACAACATGCCGCTGGATGCCCGCTGGTGCTTGATCCATGCCACCCACATGACCGACGCGGAGGCCGCTGCGCTGGCCCGCACCGGCAGCGTGGCCGGCCTGTGCCCAAGCACGGAGGCATCACTCGGCGACGGCATCTTCAACTACCCGGCCTGGGCGAAGGCCGGCGGCCGTTTCGGCTTTGGCACCGACAGCCATGTCGGAACCTCGCCGCGCGACGAGATGCGGCAGCTGGAAACCAGCCAAAGGCTGGCCCGGCACACGCGGTCGGTGGTGACCGACGGCAACCGGCCTCACCCTGGCCGCAACCTGCTGGATGCGGCGCTGTCGGGCGGCGCGCAGGTCAGCGGGCGGCGCATCGGCGCCATCGCGCCCGGTTGTCGCTGCGACCTGGTGGAACTCGATGACGGGCATCCGGCCCTGACCGGCCTGGCCGGGGACACGCTGCTGGACGCCTGGGTGTTCAGCGGGCAGGGCAACCCGGTCCGCCGCGTCGTGGTCGGCGGCCGGGAGGTGGTGCGCGATGGCCGGCACGTCGCGCGGTCGGCCATCGCCCGGCAATTCGCCGCTGCGATGCGGCGTCTGGCGGATTAG
- a CDS encoding dipeptidase, whose translation MTEAELHAATLSIDTHVDIPWPEPPDPRTMTRRCVDYPKMEAGGLNAVVFAAYLPQGPLTPEAHAAAATRAEAMLRSIRDTAAGPGRRIASRADEVEAAFQAGETAVLLAVENGYGLGDSIEALTLWRELGICYLTLTHNGHNLLSDSAIALPALGDAPSRHGGLSALGRAAVARMNDLGILVDVSHVAKTGMMQAVALSRTPVVATHTCCRALRDHPRNLDDEQLDALKASGGLAQITAVPAFLRNADGDGRYRASVTDIVDHVDYAVRRIGLDHVGLSSDFDGGGGVDGWRNAAETGNLTAELARRGYDASQIGQLWSGNFLRLMRQAEAAAAA comes from the coding sequence ATGACCGAAGCCGAACTTCACGCCGCCACCCTCAGCATCGACACGCATGTGGACATTCCCTGGCCCGAGCCGCCGGACCCCCGCACCATGACCCGCCGCTGCGTGGACTACCCGAAGATGGAGGCCGGCGGCCTGAATGCCGTGGTGTTCGCCGCCTACCTCCCCCAGGGGCCCTTGACGCCCGAAGCCCACGCCGCGGCCGCCACCCGGGCGGAAGCCATGCTTCGCTCGATCCGCGACACCGCGGCAGGCCCCGGCCGGCGCATCGCCAGCCGGGCGGACGAGGTGGAAGCCGCCTTCCAGGCCGGCGAGACGGCCGTGTTGCTGGCTGTGGAAAACGGCTACGGCCTGGGCGACAGCATCGAGGCGCTGACCCTGTGGCGGGAGCTTGGAATCTGCTACCTGACCCTCACGCACAACGGCCACAACCTGCTGTCGGACTCCGCCATCGCGCTGCCAGCGCTGGGCGATGCGCCGTCCCGGCATGGCGGCCTGTCCGCGTTGGGCCGGGCGGCGGTGGCGCGGATGAATGACCTGGGCATCCTGGTCGACGTGTCGCACGTGGCCAAGACCGGCATGATGCAGGCGGTCGCCCTGTCCCGCACCCCGGTGGTGGCCACGCATACCTGTTGCCGCGCCCTGCGCGACCACCCCCGCAACCTCGACGACGAGCAACTGGATGCCTTGAAGGCATCGGGCGGCCTGGCGCAGATCACCGCCGTGCCGGCCTTTCTGCGCAATGCGGATGGCGACGGGCGGTATCGCGCCAGCGTGACGGATATCGTGGACCACGTGGACTACGCGGTGCGGCGGATCGGCCTGGACCATGTGGGCCTGTCGTCCGACTTCGATGGCGGGGGCGGCGTGGACGGCTGGCGCAACGCGGCCGAAACCGGCAACCTGACGGCCGAGCTGGCGCGTCGCGGCTACGATGCCTCGCAGATCGGCCAGTTGTGGTCCGGCAACTTCCTGCGCCTCATGCGACAGGCCGAGGCGGCGGCGGCCGCCTAA
- the hutC gene encoding histidine utilization repressor: MSLLTDPTAPRYQQIKDFILERMRSGEWSAEHRVPSENELVKLTGHSRVTVGRALRELADAGLLKRVQGVGTFVAGGPPQSALLELRDIAEDIAGRGHVHTAIVQALDSRTADEALALAFGVAPGSLLFHSRLVHCEDGVPVQLEDRLVNPLIAPAYLRQDFRRTTPYAHLMAAAPAERVEHVVEATRADAATAAALDIDPTEPCLLIHRRTWSRRMVATRAWLFHPGSRFRLGGAF, from the coding sequence ATGTCGCTGCTGACCGACCCGACCGCGCCGCGCTACCAGCAGATCAAGGACTTCATCCTTGAACGCATGCGCAGCGGCGAATGGTCGGCCGAGCACCGTGTTCCTTCGGAAAACGAGCTGGTGAAGCTGACCGGCCATTCCCGCGTCACCGTCGGCCGCGCCCTGCGCGAGCTGGCGGATGCGGGGCTGTTGAAGCGGGTGCAGGGCGTCGGCACGTTCGTGGCCGGCGGCCCGCCGCAATCGGCGCTGCTGGAACTGCGCGATATCGCGGAGGACATCGCCGGGCGCGGCCATGTGCATACCGCCATTGTACAGGCCCTGGATTCCAGGACGGCGGACGAGGCCCTGGCGCTCGCCTTTGGCGTCGCCCCGGGCAGCCTGCTGTTCCACAGCCGCTTGGTGCATTGCGAGGATGGCGTGCCCGTGCAGCTGGAAGACCGCCTGGTGAACCCGCTGATCGCCCCCGCCTACCTGCGGCAGGATTTCCGCCGCACCACGCCCTATGCCCACCTGATGGCCGCCGCGCCGGCCGAACGGGTGGAGCATGTGGTGGAAGCGACCCGCGCCGACGCGGCCACCGCCGCCGCGCTGGACATCGACCCCACCGAGCCTTGCCTGCTGATCCACCGCCGGACCTGGTCGCGGCGCATGGTGGCCACGCGGGCCTGGCTGTTCCATCCCGGCAGCCGCTTTCGCCTCGGCGGCGCCTTCTGA
- a CDS encoding serine hydrolase domain-containing protein, giving the protein MPGRHGGGTVTGMNVVSPAAAAGFEPAALADAVAFAQAHDSPFPRDIRAHLDAGYFEAPPDNAVLGTVVPRGAPNGLLMRGGGLAVRWGDTRQADMTFSVAKSYLALLAGIALGDGLIADLDDTVSSSVDDPAFAGPRNGAITWTMLLNQTSEWEGTLFGKADRIDRGRDLQREGKGQKGIDRPLQAPGSYWEYNDVRVNALALALLHRFRRPLPEVFAERLMRPMGASVDWRWEGYSTSFVEIDGQRMPSVSGGGHWGGGVVTHAEDQALIGQLMLQDGLWDGKRLLPAGWVRRCTTPSALHGDYGLLWWLNAGGRYPGASRESYFAQGAGGNVIWIDPAHDVVGVFRWLDPAALPEALARFTAALR; this is encoded by the coding sequence TTGCCCGGCCGCCACGGCGGCGGCACCGTGACAGGCATGAACGTCGTTTCCCCCGCGGCCGCCGCCGGTTTCGAACCTGCTGCCCTGGCCGATGCAGTGGCCTTTGCCCAGGCCCATGACTCTCCCTTTCCGCGTGACATCCGGGCCCATCTGGATGCCGGATACTTCGAGGCACCACCGGACAACGCGGTGCTCGGCACCGTGGTGCCGCGTGGTGCTCCGAACGGCCTGCTGATGCGCGGCGGCGGCCTTGCCGTCCGCTGGGGCGACACGCGGCAGGCGGACATGACCTTCAGCGTCGCCAAGAGCTATCTGGCCCTGCTGGCCGGGATCGCGCTCGGAGACGGGCTGATCGCCGACCTCGACGACACAGTATCCAGCAGCGTCGACGACCCAGCCTTCGCCGGGCCGCGCAACGGCGCCATCACCTGGACCATGCTGCTGAACCAGACCAGCGAATGGGAAGGCACGCTGTTCGGCAAGGCCGACCGTATCGACCGGGGGCGCGACCTGCAGCGCGAGGGCAAGGGCCAGAAGGGCATCGACCGCCCGCTTCAGGCACCCGGCAGCTATTGGGAATACAACGACGTCCGCGTCAACGCGCTGGCCCTGGCCCTCCTGCACCGTTTCCGCCGCCCGCTGCCGGAGGTCTTCGCGGAGCGCCTGATGCGGCCGATGGGCGCCAGCGTCGACTGGCGGTGGGAAGGCTATTCGACCAGTTTCGTTGAGATCGACGGGCAGCGCATGCCGTCCGTGTCCGGCGGCGGCCACTGGGGTGGCGGCGTGGTGACGCATGCCGAGGACCAGGCGCTGATCGGCCAGTTGATGCTCCAGGACGGTCTGTGGGACGGAAAGCGCCTGCTGCCCGCCGGCTGGGTCCGGCGTTGCACCACGCCCTCCGCCCTGCATGGCGACTACGGCCTGTTGTGGTGGCTGAACGCGGGCGGCCGGTATCCCGGCGCCAGCCGCGAAAGCTATTTTGCCCAGGGCGCCGGCGGCAACGTCATCTGGATCGATCCGGCGCATGACGTGGTGGGGGTGTTCCGGTGGCTGGACCCCGCCGCCCTGCCGGAAGCGCTCGCCCGCTTCACCGCCGCCCTCCGCTGA